The following coding sequences are from one Lipingzhangella halophila window:
- a CDS encoding prolipoprotein diacylglyceryl transferase, with translation MVPELNVLGLAIPTHGFFVGLGVLVAAVVFTAETRRRGMVRYENLVAVTGALVGGAIGMRLSGWAAQVDLSGLPSLAAAWEFGSRSILGGLLGAYIGVLVAKWLIGYTERTGDLFAPAVALGMAVGRVGCLLTEAPGRPTDLPWGITAPVTTPACPGCVAGEAMHPSFVYEIAFQLLAFLVLLWLRDRLSAPGELFTLYVAGYAVFRFAVEFTRANETVWLDLTRPQWFLVPALLLLSVRLAYNWRRGRYDSPRPEPRAARLTSTSN, from the coding sequence ATGGTTCCGGAGCTGAACGTGCTCGGGCTCGCGATTCCCACGCACGGGTTCTTCGTGGGGCTCGGGGTCCTGGTGGCGGCGGTGGTGTTCACCGCCGAAACCCGGCGGCGCGGCATGGTGCGCTACGAGAACCTGGTCGCGGTAACCGGTGCCCTGGTCGGCGGGGCGATCGGCATGCGCCTCTCGGGCTGGGCCGCCCAGGTGGACCTGTCCGGCCTGCCGTCGCTCGCCGCCGCGTGGGAGTTCGGTTCGCGGAGCATCCTCGGCGGGCTCCTCGGCGCCTACATCGGGGTCCTGGTCGCCAAGTGGCTCATCGGCTACACCGAGCGCACGGGGGACCTGTTCGCCCCGGCGGTGGCGCTGGGCATGGCCGTCGGCCGCGTCGGCTGCCTGCTGACCGAGGCACCCGGCCGCCCCACGGACCTGCCGTGGGGCATCACCGCCCCGGTCACCACACCGGCGTGTCCCGGCTGCGTGGCCGGGGAGGCGATGCACCCCTCGTTCGTCTACGAGATCGCCTTCCAGCTCCTCGCCTTCCTCGTGCTGCTGTGGCTGCGCGACCGGCTCTCGGCGCCCGGTGAGCTGTTCACGCTGTACGTCGCCGGGTACGCGGTGTTCCGCTTCGCTGTCGAGTTCACCCGCGCCAACGAGACCGTGTGGCTCGACCTGACCCGGCCGCAGTGGTTCCTGGTTCCGGCGCTGCTGCTGCTCTCCGTCCGGCTCGCCTACAACTGGCGCAGGGGCCGTTACGACAGCCCGCGGCCGGAACCGCGAGCAGCGCGCCTCACCTCGACGAGCAACTGA
- a CDS encoding serine/threonine-protein kinase has product MPADPAPGEPAPLPAELSPLAEHDPARIGPFQVVGRLGQGGMGAVYGVLDDADRCIAAKVILPEYARDPEFRRRFAAEADLVRRVRATCTAGYIAADTEAEAPWLATEFVPGRTLREHIRQIGPLAGDRLAAFAAGSAEALAAIHGAGVVHRDLKPGNIILSPDGPKVLDFGIARSDDATGEDPASDMATLGWAAPERMSGARATAAGDVFAWGAMVAYAAAGAHPFGAGGPRDLQRRVVREEPDLDDLDGRLLHLVRRALAKAPEERPTAAEAVDTLLDMSGVTEADRRDVPLPRLLRVLLDATWTGIDAAGHSPVLWRAATGGAGAMAAGSAVAAGVGAGLTPSGAAGGAAASGGAAASGLAAGAGAGGGAATATTGLAVKVTGALLAVATVTVGGYAAGRAVNGPEPGTEATSSPSPSASPSPEGQEVEFRSMTIRVPEEWEVVDEDDGGGSELSMGPGTVHLDTGNPDCDGLDDAELEAANSPCGVIVLYGPERIDYDYDPESYEAGDQPWGPVSGLDETRPAENRTDVVSCLPAMEYLENAAPNPTSGVQDEDLAPVGDRDAYYREWAFGCIPFSYGPPGVERPDTAVYVQRNWYLPESEIFILDEWGTPELAEILAQADFS; this is encoded by the coding sequence ATGCCAGCGGATCCGGCACCGGGGGAACCGGCGCCGCTTCCCGCCGAGCTGAGCCCGCTGGCCGAGCACGACCCCGCGCGAATCGGGCCGTTCCAGGTCGTGGGGCGGCTCGGGCAGGGCGGTATGGGCGCGGTCTACGGTGTCCTGGACGACGCGGACCGTTGTATCGCGGCCAAGGTCATCCTGCCCGAGTACGCGCGCGACCCGGAGTTCCGCCGCCGTTTCGCGGCCGAGGCCGACCTGGTGCGCCGCGTACGCGCCACCTGCACCGCCGGCTACATCGCGGCGGACACCGAAGCCGAGGCCCCGTGGCTGGCGACCGAGTTCGTTCCCGGCCGGACCCTGCGCGAGCACATCCGCCAGATCGGGCCGCTGGCGGGTGACCGGCTCGCGGCGTTCGCCGCGGGTTCGGCCGAGGCGCTCGCCGCCATCCACGGCGCGGGTGTGGTCCACCGCGACCTCAAGCCGGGCAACATCATCCTCTCCCCTGACGGGCCGAAAGTGCTCGACTTCGGTATCGCCCGGTCAGACGACGCCACGGGCGAGGACCCGGCCAGTGACATGGCCACCCTGGGCTGGGCTGCGCCGGAGCGCATGAGCGGAGCTCGCGCCACGGCCGCGGGCGACGTGTTCGCCTGGGGGGCGATGGTCGCGTACGCCGCGGCGGGCGCCCACCCGTTCGGTGCCGGCGGGCCGCGCGACCTGCAGCGGCGGGTGGTGCGCGAGGAGCCCGACCTTGATGACCTGGACGGCCGGCTGCTCCACCTGGTGCGGCGTGCGCTGGCCAAGGCCCCGGAGGAGCGGCCGACAGCGGCGGAGGCGGTCGACACGCTGCTGGATATGAGCGGGGTGACCGAGGCCGACCGCCGGGACGTCCCACTGCCGCGGTTGTTGCGCGTACTGCTCGACGCGACGTGGACCGGTATCGATGCCGCTGGGCACAGCCCGGTGCTGTGGAGAGCCGCCACCGGGGGCGCGGGCGCAATGGCGGCCGGGTCCGCAGTGGCGGCCGGTGTCGGCGCGGGACTCACCCCGTCCGGAGCGGCCGGCGGTGCCGCCGCGTCCGGTGGAGCGGCGGCCTCCGGTCTCGCCGCGGGAGCCGGGGCCGGTGGCGGCGCCGCCACGGCCACGACCGGCCTGGCGGTGAAGGTGACCGGGGCGCTGCTGGCAGTGGCCACGGTCACGGTGGGCGGCTACGCGGCGGGGCGGGCCGTCAACGGTCCCGAGCCCGGGACCGAGGCGACCTCCTCTCCCTCGCCCTCCGCGTCGCCTTCGCCGGAGGGCCAGGAGGTCGAGTTCCGCTCAATGACCATCCGCGTCCCCGAGGAGTGGGAGGTGGTCGACGAGGATGACGGTGGAGGCTCCGAACTGAGCATGGGCCCCGGAACGGTCCATCTCGACACCGGCAACCCCGACTGCGACGGCCTCGACGACGCGGAGCTGGAGGCCGCCAACAGCCCGTGCGGCGTGATTGTCCTCTACGGTCCCGAGCGCATCGACTACGACTACGACCCCGAGTCCTACGAGGCCGGAGACCAGCCTTGGGGCCCGGTCAGCGGGCTGGATGAGACCAGACCGGCGGAGAACCGCACCGACGTCGTGTCGTGCCTGCCCGCCATGGAGTACCTGGAGAACGCCGCGCCCAACCCCACCAGCGGGGTGCAGGACGAGGACCTGGCGCCTGTTGGGGACCGGGACGCCTACTACCGGGAGTGGGCCTTTGGGTGCATCCCGTTCTCGTACGGCCCGCCGGGGGTGGAGCGGCCGGATACCGCGGTGTACGTGCAGCGCAACTGGTATCTACCGGAGTCGGAGATCTTCATTCTGGACGAGTGGGGCACCCCGGAGCTCGCGGAGATCCTGGCACAGGCCGACTTCTCCTGA